The following are encoded together in the Bradyrhizobium sp. CCGUVB1N3 genome:
- the ndk gene encoding nucleoside-diphosphate kinase encodes MAIERTFSIIKPDATERNLTGAVNAVIEKAGLRVVAQKRIRMTKGQAETFYAVHKARPFFGELVEFMTSGPVVVQVLEGEGAIAKYREAMGATDPSKAADGTIRKLYAKSIGENSVHGSDAPETAVIEIAQFFSGNEIVG; translated from the coding sequence ATGGCGATTGAACGCACCTTCTCGATCATCAAGCCCGACGCGACCGAGCGTAACCTGACCGGCGCGGTCAACGCCGTGATCGAGAAGGCCGGCCTGCGCGTCGTCGCCCAGAAGCGCATCCGCATGACCAAGGGCCAGGCCGAGACCTTCTATGCCGTGCACAAGGCCCGTCCGTTTTTCGGCGAGCTCGTCGAGTTCATGACCTCCGGCCCCGTGGTCGTGCAGGTGCTGGAAGGCGAGGGCGCGATCGCCAAGTACCGCGAGGCGATGGGCGCGACCGACCCGTCGAAGGCCGCCGACGGCACCATCCGCAAGCTCTACGCCAAGTCGATCGGCGAGAATTCGGTGCATGGTTCCGACGCCCCCGAGACGGCCGTGATCGAGATCGCCCAGTTCTTCTCGGGCAACGAGATCGTCGGCTGA